Proteins encoded within one genomic window of Setaria italica strain Yugu1 chromosome IV, Setaria_italica_v2.0, whole genome shotgun sequence:
- the LOC101764065 gene encoding probable 3-hydroxyisobutyrate dehydrogenase, mitochondrial, which yields MAGFGWRVGSKVQRWGRSCLRGFSSHAIPSQLENVGFIGLGNMGSHMARNLITAGYKVTVHDINENSMKKFSDDGIPTKQSPLEVSESSDVVITMLPSSSHVLEVYNGTNGLLGAGSRLGPWLYIDSSTVDPQTSRKISAAISRCHLKENKGYAENPMILDAPVSGGVPAAEAGKLTFMVGGLEEAYLAAKPLLLSMGKRAIYCGGAGNGSAAKICNNMAMAISMLGVSEAFALGQNLGIKASTLTDIFNCSSARCWSSDTYNPVPGVMEGVPSSRNYDGGFTSKLMAKDLDLAMASASGVGFKCPLGSEALEIYRKLSKDGCELKDFSCAFRHYYAGKDEE from the exons ATGGCGGGGTTCGGATGGAGAGTCGGTTCCAAGGTGCAGAGATGGGGTCGGAGCTGCCTCCGGGGCTTCTCTTCTCATGCAATTCCGTCCCAGCTAGAG AATGTCGGATTCATAGGACTCGGGAATATGGGATCCCATATGGCAAGGAACCTTATTACAGCTGGATATAAAGTGACTGTTCATGATAT AAATGAAAATTCGATGAAGAAATTCTCAGACGATGGAATCCCCACAAAGCAGTCTCCACTTGAAGTTTCAGAGTCGAGTGATGTCGTGATTACCATGCTTCCTTCCTCTTCCCAT GTTCTAGAGGTATACAATGGAACTAATGGCTTGCTTGGTGCTGGTAGCCGCCTTGGACCATGGTTATACATAGATTCATCTACAGTTGATCCGCAAACATCAAGAAAGATATCGGCAGCCATCTCAAGATGCCatttaaaagaaaataaag GCTACGCTGAAAACCCTATGATTCTGGATGCTCCGGTGTCTGGAGGTGTTCCTGCTGCAGAAGCTGGGAAGCTAACTTTCATG GTGGGTGGTCTAGAGGAAGCATATTTAGCAGCCAAGCCCCTTCTTCTCTCAATGGGGAAAAGGGCAATCTACTGCGGTGGGGCTGGAAATGGCTCG GCTGCAAAGATCTGTAACAACATGGCAATGGCGATCAGCATGCTCGGGGTCTCGGAGGCCTTTGCTCTTGGTCAGAATCTTGGCATCAAAGCAAGTACTCTTACAGACATTTTCAATTGCTCAAGTGCTCGCTGCTGGAGTAG TGACACATATAACCCAGTTCCTGGAGTTATGGAGGGTGTGCCATCATCAAGGAATTATGACGGTGGTTTCACCTCCAAATTGATG GCTAAAGATTTGGATTTGGCCATGGCCTCTGCATCTGGAGTCGGCTTCAAATGTCCCTTGGGCTCTGAGGCACTTGAAAT TTACCGAAAGCTCAGCAAGGATGGCTGCGAACTCAAGGACTTCTCATGCGCATTCCGCCATTACTATGCTGGCAAGGATGAAGAGTGA
- the LOC101763665 gene encoding uncharacterized protein LOC101763665 — protein sequence MENAEGQAPELGDRAALDHDGSAQTTPGHNSRRPNLSLQIPARTMDTGVPTSTRINISSSPSSTRAGLPPRPNSTRTKSSIKNILPQNSFRARSSAQDGDRVILLNPGTSSEGQQDNPTTARSFSFRKVINSLSAKRTHSLPVTPVGTTDKVSSPSNHLESLPSTSNREVEAKIKRSLSVPGNRKNRSLRRADSLGVIRVIPTTPRPVPVDATTSNDAIEETIDVPEDGGEDIPEEEAVCRICFVELNEGGETLKMECSCKGELALAHQDCAVKWFSIKGNKICDVCKQEVQNLPVTLLRIPSQTANRRVANAAQQRAAQQYRFWQDIPILVMVSMLAYFCFLEQLLVTDLRSRALAISLPFSCVLGLLSSMIASTMVSKSYLWAYASFQFAIVILFAHIFYNVLRVNAVLAVLLSSFTGFGIAISTNSLLVEYMRWRARRNQRLAQQAVNAAQHPESGSNDANDNNGDRQQGHDPNSGNNAV from the exons ATGGAGAACGCAGAGGGGCAGGCCCCGGAGCTCGGCGATCGCGCG GCACTGGATCATGATGGCAGTGCCCAAACTACACCTGGCCATAATTCACGAAGGCCAAACCTTTCATTGCAAATACCAGCTAGGACAATGGATACTGGTGTACCTACTTCGACAAGAATTAATATATCCTCCAGTCCCAGTTCAACGAGAGCTGGTTTGCCACCAAGACCTAATTCAACGAGAACGAAATCATCTATCAAGAACATCCTGCCTCAGAATAGTTTCAGGGCAAGAAGTTCAGCCCAGGACGGAGATCGGGTGATCCTTCTGAATCCTGGGACATCATCTGAAGGGCAGCAGGATAACCCAACTACAGCAAGATCGTTTTCTTTTAGAAAGGTTATCAACTCTTTATCAGCAAAACGGACCCATTCTCTGCCAGTCACGCCTGTAGGAACTACTGATAAGGTTTCATCTCCATCAAATCACCTAGAAAGTCTTCCATCGACATCT AACCGAGAAGTTGAAGCAAAAATCAAGCGTTCGCTTTCAGTACCAGGAAATCGCAAAAACAGAAGTTTGAGAAGGGCAGATTCGTTAGGTGTCATCCGTGTGATTCCAACAACCCCACGACCTGTTCCAGTCGATGCAACTACATCAAACGATGCCATTGAAGAAACAATTGATG TCCCTGAAGATGGAGGTGAAGATATTCCTGAAGAAGAGGCAGTCTGCAGAATTTGTTTTGTTGAACTCAATGAAGGAGGGGAAACACTTAAAATGGAGTGCAGCTGCAAAGGAGAACTTGCCCTTGCACACCAAGATTGTGCTGTCAAATGGTTTAGCATCAAGGGAAACAAGATATGTGATGTCTGTAAACAAGAAGTTCAGAATCTACCTGTGACTTTACTGAGGATACCAAGTCAAACTGCAAACAGACGGGTAGCAAACGCTGCTCAGCAGAGAGCAGCTCAACAATACAG ATTTTGGCAGGACATTCCAATTCTGGTGATGGTTAGCATGCTTGCGTACTTCTGTTTCTTGGAGCAACTTCTG GTTACTGATTTGCGGTCACGTGCACTGGCAATTTCATTGCCTTTCTCATGTGTGTTGGGCCTCCTTTCTTCCATGATAGCATCCACTATGG TGTCAAAGAGCTATCTATGGGCCTATGCTTCATTCCAATTTGCTATTGTCATCCTGTTTGCTCATATCTTCTACAACGTG TTGAGAGTGAATGCAGTCCTTGCAGTCCTACTCTCCTCATTCACTGGGTTTGGGATTGCTATTAGTACGAACTCTCTGCTAGTAGAGTATATGAGGTGGAGGGCTAGGAGGAATCAGCGTTTAGCTCAGCAGGCTGTCAATGCTGCGCAACATCCAGAGTCTGGGAGTAATGATGCAAATGATAATAATGGTGACAGGCAGCAAGGACATGATCCAAATTCTGGGAATAATGCTGTATGA